The Syngnathus scovelli strain Florida chromosome 13, RoL_Ssco_1.2, whole genome shotgun sequence genome has a window encoding:
- the LOC125980096 gene encoding leucine-rich repeat-containing protein 75B produces MGSKLSRQRSLDLESKWSKRRRQRNVTPVQSERGGGDLLFTSLMLKSDKLPAMLRKRDHSPYVKRVAWIRDIQRHLREHRSEQAGEVLKLLRKDLGLQGTSLNDILYKNAAFLNLVDPISHELLLSLARDLQCPKRETDSLKSTNKICRQLIYHLTPHSKWTRQSVPRRKSQACLKTTLKKKLSGDVVNLSGIPLSGRDVHRVALYLQGASDAVSAVDLSFTGLQDDSLRLLLPALSGLPKLTTLAVNGNRLTVAVLKDLMEGVKDPKKFPSLAWIDLGNNVDIFTVPQPLLVALRRRFGLRSSLPTIYEYNEAKTLSGYLPNMETSVEETSMYEEGDEGEDERDEDDDRLELQAWGFTEERTSKNVQVASCGRCSRKDLPEFPGC; encoded by the exons ATGGGCTCCAAGTTGAGTAGGCAGAGAAGTCTAGATTTGGAAAGTAAATGGAGCAAGAGACGGCGGCAGAGGAATGTCACCCCGGTGCAAAGCGAAAGAGGCGGCGGGGATCTGTTGTTTACCTCCTTGATGCTCAAATCCGACAAGCTGCCGGCGATGCTGCGCAAACGCGACCACAGCCCGTACGTCAAGCGGGTGGCTTGGATCCGCGACATCCAGCGACATCTCCGGGAGCATAGGTCCGAGCAAGCGGGCGAAGTGCTCAAACTGCTGAGAAAG GATTTGGGGCTCCAGGGAACGTCGCTCAATGACATTTTGTACAAGAATGCGGCTTTTCTCAACCTGGTGGACCCCATCTCACACGAGCTGCTGCTAAGTCTGGCTCGAGACTTGCAGTGTCCGAAGAGG GAGACGGACTCCCTCAAGTCCACCAACAAGATCTGCCGCCAGCTGATTTACCACCTGACTCCTCACTCCAAGTGGACGAGACAAAGCGTTCCCAGGAGGAAGTCTCAGGCCTG TCTGAAGACCACCCTGAAGAAAAAACTGTCCGGCGATGTGGTCAACCTCTCTGGCATCCCACTTTCGGGAAGAGACGTCCACCGCGTGGCCTTGTACCTGCAGGGGGCCAGTGACGCAGTGTCTGCTGTGGACTTGAGCTTCACCGGGCTTCAGGATGACAGCTTGCGACTGCTCCTGCCGGCCCTCAGCGGTCTTCCCAAGCTGACCACGCTCGCCGTCAACGGTAACCGTCTGACAGTAGCCGTCCTGAAAGACTTGATGGAGGGGGTTAAAGACCCTAAGAAGTTCCCCAGCCTGGCGTGGATCGACCTGGGTAACAACGTGGACATCTTCACCGTGCCGCAGCCGCTGCTGGTGGCTCTGCGCCGCCGTTTCGGTTTACGCAGCAGCCTGCCTACCATCTACGAGTACAACGAAGCAAAGACCTTAAGCGGCTACCTTCCCAACATGGAAACTTCCGTAGAGGAGACCAGCATGTACGAGGAGGGCGACGAAGGTGAGGACGAGCGAGACGAAGATGACGACAGGCTAGAGCTTCAAGCTTGGGGCTTTACGGAGGAGAGAACGTCCAAGAATGTGCAGGTGGCAAGCTGTGGGAGGTGTTCAAGAAAAGACTTGCCCGAGTTTCCTGGCTGTTAG
- the LOC125980026 gene encoding lysine-specific demethylase 2B isoform X1, which translates to MTQAEERCAESGRRLRSICRQLYDENEDLSDVEEMVNIRGFSVEDKLASANYAANFVHFMEAKDFTYEYVQREALQVPLIFKEKEGLGIIMPDPEFTVSEIKGLVGSRRSVDVMDVSTQKGSEMSMAQFVRYYETPEEERDKLFNVISLEFSHTKLENLIKRPTVVDQVDWVDNMWPSYLKQSQTEGTNVISEMKYPKVQRYCLMSVKGCYTDFHIDFGGTSVWYHVFKGQKVFWLVPPTLHNLALYEDWVLSGKQSDIFLGDRADGCQRVELKQGYTFFIPSGWIHAVYTPEDALVFGGNILHSFNIPMQLTIHEIENRTKVNSKFRFPFYYEMCWYVLERYMYCLTKRSYLSQEIQKEPLLTDDETKVHMGSPCSDSRSQDMNEDWSDSQLRDDPCEKPEVVSNQQCPKAMLSAYSEESFYPISTADIPSESPTLESHNKWIHLTEFEINGLKRLVEKLESLPEHKREVPEGLENPLGLLEDMKAVLKEHADDDPKLAITGLPVVFWPKKTMKARPPHRPKPKMATSPASALKVPAGRGGGGTSSARRRRTRCRKCEACLRTECGECHFCKDMKKFGGPGRMKQSCIMRQCIAPVLPHTAVCVVCGEAGKEDTAEEDEEKFQLMLMECSICNEIVHPHCLKVKDSSGVVNDELPNCWECPTCNHAGKTGKASKQKRGPGFKYASNLPGSLLKEARPFREVKEEPDAASPSPTTLGTKRKAERDEELPKKRPPLLSLDGSPRPRLEENPLRKKRMLFDTQDEPVDVKRKFSKLDQPLAAKLLRHIKTENDLGEYEDDLEDRFSLHRIHFKAKKELDSREEDDSKEGEKDNYSKIEDKSKVLVSPLRRTGAGGENEQTSKKVSGAGPSGEEAEEKTSQMSPTNKYILKGSHQRRRLLKTEDGANHQNSLANQLQSQPKTEDGAAKREEATNQNRKTVRSAELPSIQNHRPLKVEPENDVAASDPRWPLNNGSGDLGGWMRHRREANGTARRLFPLTCNRNALVAPLAPRPLPCRSPPKCVQMERHVIRPPPISPPPDRLPLNDGLEHTMQREAWMSVFSHLALRDLCVCMRVCRTWNRWCCDKRLWKRINLNRCKSITPLMLSGIIRRQPVTLDLSWTNISKKQLSWLINRLPGLRVLLLSGCSWVAVSALCTSCCPLLRTLDVQWVEGLKDAQMRDLLSPTTDNRPGQLDNRSKLRNVEDLRLAGLDVTDATLRLIIRHMAALSKLDLSYCNHVTDQSVNILTAAGTTTRDSLTDVNLSVCNRVTDQSLTYFKRCGSIRRIDLRFCKQVSREGCQRFVAEMSVSVQFELIDDKLLQRIKPAAAACD; encoded by the exons ATGACTCAGGCCGAGGAAAGGTGTGCGGAGTCCGGCCGCCGGCTG CGTTCCATTTGCCGGCAGCTGTACGATGAGAACGAGGACCTGTCCGACGTGGAGGAGATGGTCAACATCCGAGGATTCAGCGTGGAGGACAAGCTCGCCAGTGCTAACTACGCCGCAaactttgtgcattttatggaagCTAAAG ACTTCACTTATGAATATGTGCAAAGGGAGGCACTACAAGTTCCACTCATTTTCAAAGAGAAAGAAGGACTTGGCATCAT AATGCCCGATCCGGAATTCACAGTGTCGGAAATTAAAGGCTTAGTCG GCAGCCGTCGCTCGGTGGACGTGATGGACGTGAGCACTCAGAAAGGCTCGGAAATGAGCATGGCCCAGTTTGTGCGCTACTACGAGACGCCGGAGGAAGAACGTGACAAACTGTTCAATGTCATCAGCTTGGAATTCAGCCACACCAAGCTGGAGAACCTTATCAAGAGACCCACTGTG GTCGATCAGGTGGACTGGGTGGACAACATGTGGCCGTCATATCTGAAGCAGAGCCAAACGGAAGGCACCAACGTCATCTCGGAGATGAAATATCCTAAAGTGCAAAG GTATTGTTTGATGAGTGTGAAGGGCTGCTATACAGACTTCCACATTGATTTTGGTGGGACATCCGTGTGGTATCATGTCTTCAAAGGGCAAAAA GTGTTCTGGCTGGTGCCCCCGACACTTCACAACCTGGCCCTGTACGAGGACTGGGTGCTGTCGGGTAAGCAGAGCGACATTTTCCTGGGAGATCGTGCCGACGGATGCCAGAGAGTGGAGCTCAAGCAGGGATACACCTTCTTCATCCCCTCGG GCTGGATTCATGCGGTTTACACTCCCGAGGACGCGCTGGTCTTCGGCGGAAACATCTTGCATAGCTTTAACATTCCCATGCAGCTCACCATCCATGAGATCGAGAACCGTACCAAG GTTAACTCCAAGTTCCGCTTCCCTTTCTACTATGAGATGTGTTGGTACGTCCTGGAGAGATACATGTACTGCCTGACCAAACGGTCCTACCTTTCTCAGGAGATCCAAAAGGAGCCTTTACTCACGG ATGATGAGACTAAAGTCCACATGGGGAGCCCCTGCTCTGACTCAAGAAGTCAGGACATGAACGAGGACTGGTCCGATTCACAGCTCAGGGATGACCCGTGCGAAAAACCTGAAGTGGTTTCCAACCAGCAATGCCCGAAAGCTATGTTGTCCGCCTACTCGGAGGAAAGCTTTTATCCCATCTCCACTGCGGATATCCCATCTGAATCGCCGACCTTGGAATCGCACAATAAGTGGATTCATCTGACAGAATTTGAAATCAACGGGCTGAAGAGGCTGGTGGAAAAGCTAGAGTCGCTCCCCGAGCATAAGAGAGAAGTTCCGGAGGGATTGGAGAACCCGCTTGGCCTGCTGGAGGACATGAAG GCTGTTTTAAAGGAACATGCTGATGATGACCCAAAGTTAGCCATCACTGGACTTCCGGTTGTTTTCTGGCCAAAGAAAACCATGAAG GCTCGACCTCCCCACCGACCCAAGCCCAAGATGGCGACGTCCCCGGCGTCAGCCCTCAAGGTTCCGGCTGGTCGCGGAGGTGGAGGGACGTCGAGCGCCAGGAGAAGGCGGACTCGTTGCCGCAAGTGCGAGGCCTGCTTGCGGACCGAGTGTGGCGAGTGCCACTTCTGCAAGGACATGAAGAAGTTTGGCGGGCCGGGTCGCATGAAACAATCGTGCATCATGAGGCAGTGCATTGCG CCGGTGCTGCCGCACACGGCGGTGTGTGTGGTTTGCGGAGAAGCGGGCAAGGAGGACACCGCGGAAGAGGACGAGGAGAAGTTCCAGCTGATGCTGATGGAATGTTCCATCTGCAACGAAATTGTACATCCACACTGTTTGAAG GTGAAAGATTCCAGCGGTGTCGTCAACGATGAGTTGCCTAACTGCTGGGAGTGTCCCACGTGTAACCACGCTGGAAAAACAGGCAAAG CCTCAAAGCAAAAAAGAGGTCCAGGGTTCAAGTACGCATCAAACCTCCCGGGCTCGTTGTTGAAAGAAGCCCGACCTTTCCGGGAAGTCAAGGAGGAGCCCGACGCAGCCTCGCCTTCGCCAACGACCCTTGGAACCAAGAGAAAAGCCGAACGAGATGAAGAGCTTCCCAAGAAGCGACCCCCGCTGCTGTCCCTGGATGGCTCGCCTCGTCCGAGACTGGAGGAAAACCCTCTCAGGAAGAAGAGGATGCTGTTTGACACGCAAGACGAACCTGTTGATGTCAAAAGGAAG TTCTCAAAACTGGACCAACCGCTAGCTGCCAAACTCTTACGACACATCAAGACAGAGAACGACCTTGGCGAGTACGAGGATGACCTGGAAGACCGATTCTCTTTGCATAGAATCCACTTCAAGGCCAAGAAGGAGTTGGACAGTCGAGAGGAAGACGACAGTAAGGAGGGAGAAAAAGACAATTACAGCAAGATAGAGGACAAATCCAAAGTGCTCGTGAGTCCTCTGAGGAGAACTGGGGCAGGCGGGGAGAATGAGCAGACGTCCAAAAAGGTCTCTGGAGCGGGACCCAGTGGCGAGGAGGCTGAGGAGAAGACCTCCCAAATGTCACCAACCAATAAA TACATCTTGAAAGGCTCGCATCAACGCAGACGCCTGCTCAAGACCGAAGACGGCGCCAACCACCAGAACAGCTTGGCCAACCAGCTTCAAAGTCAGCCAAAGACAGAGGACGGCGCCGCCAAAAGGGAAGAGGCCACCAATCAAAACAGAAAGACGGTCAGATCAGCGGAGCTCCCATCAATTCAGAACCACAGGCCGCTCAAGGTGGAGCCTGAAAACGACGTGGCAGCGTCCGACCCAAGATGGCCTCTGAACAACGGCAGCGGGGACCTCGGAGGCTGGATGCGACACAGGCGGGAGGCCAACGGGACGGCGCGGCGCCTTTTTCCGCTCACCTGCAATCGGAACGCTCTGGTCGCGCCGCTGGCACCACGACCGCTGCCCTGCCGCTCGCCGCCCAAATGCGTCCAAATGGAGCGGCATGTCATCAGACCGCCTCCCATCAGCCCACCGCCCGACCGGCTTCCCCTGAACGACGGCCTGGAACACACCATGCAGCGCGAGGCCTGGATGTCCGTCTTCAGTCACCTGGCGCTCAGGGATCTCTGCGTGTGTATGCGCGTGTGCAGGACGTGGAACCGATG GTGCTGTGACAAGAGGCTATGGAAGCGCATCAATCTGAACCGCTGCAAGTCCATCACGCCTCTCATGCTGAGCGGGATTATCCGGAGGCAGCCGGTCACTCTGGACCTGAGCTGGACCAACATCTCCAAGAAGCAACTCAGCTGGCTCATCAACAGATTACCAG GTTTGCGGGTGCTGTTGTTGTCGGGGTGTTCGTGGGTGGCCGTCTCGGCTCTCTGCACCTCCTGCTGTCCTCTCCTGCGAACGCTGGACGTTCAATGGGTGGAGGGACTGAAAGATGCCCAGATGAGGGATCTGCTCTCCCCGACAACCGATAATAGGCCAG GCCAGCTCGACAACCGTAGCAAGCTGCGCAACGTGGAGGACCTCCGTCTGGCCGGCCTGGACGTCACCGACGCCACACTGCGCCTCATTATCCGCCACATGGCTGCGCTGTCCAAGCTGGACCTCAGCTACTGCAACCACGTCACCGACCAGTCTGTCAACATTCTGACCGCCGCCGGGACCACCACCCGGGATTCCCTGACCGACGTTAACCTCTCAG TGTGCAACAGGGTGACCGACCAATCGCTGACCTACTTCAAGCGCTGCGGCAGCATCCGCCGCATCGACCTGCGCTTCTGCAAGCAGGTGAGCAGGGAGGGCTGCCAGCGCTTCGTGGCCGAGATGTCCGTCAGCGTTCAGTTCGAGCTGATCGACGACAAACTGCTGCAGAGGATCAAACCTGCTGCCGCTGCCTGCGATTAA
- the LOC125980026 gene encoding lysine-specific demethylase 2B isoform X2 translates to MTQAEERCAESGRRLRSICRQLYDENEDLSDVEEMVNIRGFSVEDKLASANYAANFVHFMEAKDFTYEYVQREALQVPLIFKEKEGLGIIMPDPEFTVSEIKGLVGSRRSVDVMDVSTQKGSEMSMAQFVRYYETPEEERDKLFNVISLEFSHTKLENLIKRPTVVDQVDWVDNMWPSYLKQSQTEGTNVISEMKYPKVQRYCLMSVKGCYTDFHIDFGGTSVWYHVFKGQKVFWLVPPTLHNLALYEDWVLSGKQSDIFLGDRADGCQRVELKQGYTFFIPSGWIHAVYTPEDALVFGGNILHSFNIPMQLTIHEIENRTKVNSKFRFPFYYEMCWYVLERYMYCLTKRSYLSQEIQKEPLLTDDETKVHMGSPCSDSRSQDMNEDWSDSQLRDDPCEKPEVVSNQQCPKAMLSAYSEESFYPISTADIPSESPTLESHNKWIHLTEFEINGLKRLVEKLESLPEHKREVPEGLENPLGLLEDMKAVLKEHADDDPKLAITGLPVVFWPKKTMKARPPHRPKPKMATSPASALKVPAGRGGGGTSSARRRRTRCRKCEACLRTECGECHFCKDMKKFGGPGRMKQSCIMRQCIAPVLPHTAVCVVCGEAGKEDTAEEDEEKFQLMLMECSICNEIVHPHCLKVKDSSGVVNDELPNCWECPTCNHAGKTGKQKRGPGFKYASNLPGSLLKEARPFREVKEEPDAASPSPTTLGTKRKAERDEELPKKRPPLLSLDGSPRPRLEENPLRKKRMLFDTQDEPVDVKRKFSKLDQPLAAKLLRHIKTENDLGEYEDDLEDRFSLHRIHFKAKKELDSREEDDSKEGEKDNYSKIEDKSKVLVSPLRRTGAGGENEQTSKKVSGAGPSGEEAEEKTSQMSPTNKYILKGSHQRRRLLKTEDGANHQNSLANQLQSQPKTEDGAAKREEATNQNRKTVRSAELPSIQNHRPLKVEPENDVAASDPRWPLNNGSGDLGGWMRHRREANGTARRLFPLTCNRNALVAPLAPRPLPCRSPPKCVQMERHVIRPPPISPPPDRLPLNDGLEHTMQREAWMSVFSHLALRDLCVCMRVCRTWNRWCCDKRLWKRINLNRCKSITPLMLSGIIRRQPVTLDLSWTNISKKQLSWLINRLPGLRVLLLSGCSWVAVSALCTSCCPLLRTLDVQWVEGLKDAQMRDLLSPTTDNRPGQLDNRSKLRNVEDLRLAGLDVTDATLRLIIRHMAALSKLDLSYCNHVTDQSVNILTAAGTTTRDSLTDVNLSVCNRVTDQSLTYFKRCGSIRRIDLRFCKQVSREGCQRFVAEMSVSVQFELIDDKLLQRIKPAAAACD, encoded by the exons ATGACTCAGGCCGAGGAAAGGTGTGCGGAGTCCGGCCGCCGGCTG CGTTCCATTTGCCGGCAGCTGTACGATGAGAACGAGGACCTGTCCGACGTGGAGGAGATGGTCAACATCCGAGGATTCAGCGTGGAGGACAAGCTCGCCAGTGCTAACTACGCCGCAaactttgtgcattttatggaagCTAAAG ACTTCACTTATGAATATGTGCAAAGGGAGGCACTACAAGTTCCACTCATTTTCAAAGAGAAAGAAGGACTTGGCATCAT AATGCCCGATCCGGAATTCACAGTGTCGGAAATTAAAGGCTTAGTCG GCAGCCGTCGCTCGGTGGACGTGATGGACGTGAGCACTCAGAAAGGCTCGGAAATGAGCATGGCCCAGTTTGTGCGCTACTACGAGACGCCGGAGGAAGAACGTGACAAACTGTTCAATGTCATCAGCTTGGAATTCAGCCACACCAAGCTGGAGAACCTTATCAAGAGACCCACTGTG GTCGATCAGGTGGACTGGGTGGACAACATGTGGCCGTCATATCTGAAGCAGAGCCAAACGGAAGGCACCAACGTCATCTCGGAGATGAAATATCCTAAAGTGCAAAG GTATTGTTTGATGAGTGTGAAGGGCTGCTATACAGACTTCCACATTGATTTTGGTGGGACATCCGTGTGGTATCATGTCTTCAAAGGGCAAAAA GTGTTCTGGCTGGTGCCCCCGACACTTCACAACCTGGCCCTGTACGAGGACTGGGTGCTGTCGGGTAAGCAGAGCGACATTTTCCTGGGAGATCGTGCCGACGGATGCCAGAGAGTGGAGCTCAAGCAGGGATACACCTTCTTCATCCCCTCGG GCTGGATTCATGCGGTTTACACTCCCGAGGACGCGCTGGTCTTCGGCGGAAACATCTTGCATAGCTTTAACATTCCCATGCAGCTCACCATCCATGAGATCGAGAACCGTACCAAG GTTAACTCCAAGTTCCGCTTCCCTTTCTACTATGAGATGTGTTGGTACGTCCTGGAGAGATACATGTACTGCCTGACCAAACGGTCCTACCTTTCTCAGGAGATCCAAAAGGAGCCTTTACTCACGG ATGATGAGACTAAAGTCCACATGGGGAGCCCCTGCTCTGACTCAAGAAGTCAGGACATGAACGAGGACTGGTCCGATTCACAGCTCAGGGATGACCCGTGCGAAAAACCTGAAGTGGTTTCCAACCAGCAATGCCCGAAAGCTATGTTGTCCGCCTACTCGGAGGAAAGCTTTTATCCCATCTCCACTGCGGATATCCCATCTGAATCGCCGACCTTGGAATCGCACAATAAGTGGATTCATCTGACAGAATTTGAAATCAACGGGCTGAAGAGGCTGGTGGAAAAGCTAGAGTCGCTCCCCGAGCATAAGAGAGAAGTTCCGGAGGGATTGGAGAACCCGCTTGGCCTGCTGGAGGACATGAAG GCTGTTTTAAAGGAACATGCTGATGATGACCCAAAGTTAGCCATCACTGGACTTCCGGTTGTTTTCTGGCCAAAGAAAACCATGAAG GCTCGACCTCCCCACCGACCCAAGCCCAAGATGGCGACGTCCCCGGCGTCAGCCCTCAAGGTTCCGGCTGGTCGCGGAGGTGGAGGGACGTCGAGCGCCAGGAGAAGGCGGACTCGTTGCCGCAAGTGCGAGGCCTGCTTGCGGACCGAGTGTGGCGAGTGCCACTTCTGCAAGGACATGAAGAAGTTTGGCGGGCCGGGTCGCATGAAACAATCGTGCATCATGAGGCAGTGCATTGCG CCGGTGCTGCCGCACACGGCGGTGTGTGTGGTTTGCGGAGAAGCGGGCAAGGAGGACACCGCGGAAGAGGACGAGGAGAAGTTCCAGCTGATGCTGATGGAATGTTCCATCTGCAACGAAATTGTACATCCACACTGTTTGAAG GTGAAAGATTCCAGCGGTGTCGTCAACGATGAGTTGCCTAACTGCTGGGAGTGTCCCACGTGTAACCACGCTGGAAAAACAGGCAAA CAAAAAAGAGGTCCAGGGTTCAAGTACGCATCAAACCTCCCGGGCTCGTTGTTGAAAGAAGCCCGACCTTTCCGGGAAGTCAAGGAGGAGCCCGACGCAGCCTCGCCTTCGCCAACGACCCTTGGAACCAAGAGAAAAGCCGAACGAGATGAAGAGCTTCCCAAGAAGCGACCCCCGCTGCTGTCCCTGGATGGCTCGCCTCGTCCGAGACTGGAGGAAAACCCTCTCAGGAAGAAGAGGATGCTGTTTGACACGCAAGACGAACCTGTTGATGTCAAAAGGAAG TTCTCAAAACTGGACCAACCGCTAGCTGCCAAACTCTTACGACACATCAAGACAGAGAACGACCTTGGCGAGTACGAGGATGACCTGGAAGACCGATTCTCTTTGCATAGAATCCACTTCAAGGCCAAGAAGGAGTTGGACAGTCGAGAGGAAGACGACAGTAAGGAGGGAGAAAAAGACAATTACAGCAAGATAGAGGACAAATCCAAAGTGCTCGTGAGTCCTCTGAGGAGAACTGGGGCAGGCGGGGAGAATGAGCAGACGTCCAAAAAGGTCTCTGGAGCGGGACCCAGTGGCGAGGAGGCTGAGGAGAAGACCTCCCAAATGTCACCAACCAATAAA TACATCTTGAAAGGCTCGCATCAACGCAGACGCCTGCTCAAGACCGAAGACGGCGCCAACCACCAGAACAGCTTGGCCAACCAGCTTCAAAGTCAGCCAAAGACAGAGGACGGCGCCGCCAAAAGGGAAGAGGCCACCAATCAAAACAGAAAGACGGTCAGATCAGCGGAGCTCCCATCAATTCAGAACCACAGGCCGCTCAAGGTGGAGCCTGAAAACGACGTGGCAGCGTCCGACCCAAGATGGCCTCTGAACAACGGCAGCGGGGACCTCGGAGGCTGGATGCGACACAGGCGGGAGGCCAACGGGACGGCGCGGCGCCTTTTTCCGCTCACCTGCAATCGGAACGCTCTGGTCGCGCCGCTGGCACCACGACCGCTGCCCTGCCGCTCGCCGCCCAAATGCGTCCAAATGGAGCGGCATGTCATCAGACCGCCTCCCATCAGCCCACCGCCCGACCGGCTTCCCCTGAACGACGGCCTGGAACACACCATGCAGCGCGAGGCCTGGATGTCCGTCTTCAGTCACCTGGCGCTCAGGGATCTCTGCGTGTGTATGCGCGTGTGCAGGACGTGGAACCGATG GTGCTGTGACAAGAGGCTATGGAAGCGCATCAATCTGAACCGCTGCAAGTCCATCACGCCTCTCATGCTGAGCGGGATTATCCGGAGGCAGCCGGTCACTCTGGACCTGAGCTGGACCAACATCTCCAAGAAGCAACTCAGCTGGCTCATCAACAGATTACCAG GTTTGCGGGTGCTGTTGTTGTCGGGGTGTTCGTGGGTGGCCGTCTCGGCTCTCTGCACCTCCTGCTGTCCTCTCCTGCGAACGCTGGACGTTCAATGGGTGGAGGGACTGAAAGATGCCCAGATGAGGGATCTGCTCTCCCCGACAACCGATAATAGGCCAG GCCAGCTCGACAACCGTAGCAAGCTGCGCAACGTGGAGGACCTCCGTCTGGCCGGCCTGGACGTCACCGACGCCACACTGCGCCTCATTATCCGCCACATGGCTGCGCTGTCCAAGCTGGACCTCAGCTACTGCAACCACGTCACCGACCAGTCTGTCAACATTCTGACCGCCGCCGGGACCACCACCCGGGATTCCCTGACCGACGTTAACCTCTCAG TGTGCAACAGGGTGACCGACCAATCGCTGACCTACTTCAAGCGCTGCGGCAGCATCCGCCGCATCGACCTGCGCTTCTGCAAGCAGGTGAGCAGGGAGGGCTGCCAGCGCTTCGTGGCCGAGATGTCCGTCAGCGTTCAGTTCGAGCTGATCGACGACAAACTGCTGCAGAGGATCAAACCTGCTGCCGCTGCCTGCGATTAA
- the LOC125980092 gene encoding E3 ubiquitin-protein ligase RNF34, translating to MKAGASSMWASCCGLLNEVMGTGTVRAQQPGFGAGAGPFRFAPSAGYSTYPPASSGSAGQLCKACGLAFSVFRRKHVCCDCKKSFCALCSVLQENLRCCTTCHLLRGTAFQRPRLMQLRVKDLRQYLLLRNIPTDTCREKEDLVDLVLCHRGTREPPRPAIVVEEEEEEEEDEEDGDTPEEQEEGDDEDDTDSLRSRAASLPSPAGSASEQSLGSASQGVVLSPSDSSGTPSQLSPQEREDASSASLLNLEQTTCTTEVSPATQRRIRASLSDLDNEDAIERLSVRQLKEILARNFVNYSGCCEKWELLERVHRLYRENEHNRKSMENVSITAVVTYPPPLCNSAVGDNVKAQLASDENLCRICMDAIIDCVLLECGHMVTCTKCGKRMSECPICRQYVVRAVHVFKS from the exons ATGAAG GCGGGGGCCTCGTCCATGTGGGCGTCATGCTGCGGGCTGCTAAACGAGGTGATGGGCACGGGTACGGTGCGGGCACAGCAGCCCGGCTTTGGGGCTGGTGCCGGGCCTTTCCGTTTCGCCCCCAGTGCAGGGTACTCCACATACCCACCCGCCAGTTCGGGCAGCGCCGGGCAGCTCTGCAAGGCTTGCGGACTGGCTTTCTCGGTCTTCAGACGCAAG CACGTATGCTGCGACTGCAAGAAGAGCTTCTGCGCGCTGTGCTCGGTGCTGCAGGAGAACCTGCGCTGTTGCACCACCTGCCACCTCCTGCGCGGCACCGCCTTCCAAAGGCCACGCCTCATGCAGCTGCGCGTCAAAGACCTGCGGCAGTACCTGCTCCTGCGTAACATCCCCACAGACACCTGCAGGGAGAAGGAGGACCTGGTGGACCTGGTTCTGTGCCACCGGGGCACCAGGGAACCGCCTCGACCCGCAAtagtggtggaggaggaggaggaagaagaagaagacgaggaGGATGGAGACACACCTGAGGAACAGGAGGAgggagatgacgaagatgatacAGACAGCCTTCGCTCCCGTGCCGCCTCTCTACCCTCCCCTGCTGGCTCGGCTTCTGAACAGTCGCTGGGATCCGCCTCTCAGGGAGTtgtgctcagcccaagtgacagCTCAGGGACCCCAAGCCAG TTGTCTCCTCAGGAGCGTGAGGATGCATCGAGTGCATCACTCCTCAATCTAGAGCAGACAACCTGCACGACGGAGGTGAGCCCGGCCACGCAGAGGAGGATCCGCGCCTCGCTGTCCGACTTGGACAACGAGGACGCCATCGAGAGGCTGTCGGTTCGCCAGCTGAAGGAAATCCTTGCCAGGAATTTCGTCAACTACTCGGGTTGCTGCGAGAAGTGGGAGCTGCTGGAGCGCGTGCATCGCCTCTATAGAGAAAACGAGCACAACAGGAAATCCA TGGAAAATGTGAGCATTACTGCAG TGGTCACATATCCTCCACCTTTGTGCAACAGTGCTGTCGGAG ACAACGTGAAAGCCCAGCTTGCCTCGGACGAGAATCTTTGTCGCATCTGCATGGACGCCATCATCGACTGCGTTCTGCTGGAGTGCGGCCACATGGTGACCTGCACAAAATGTGGCAAGAGGATGAGCGAGTGCCCCATCTGCAGGCAGTACGTGGTGAGGGCCGTGCACGTCTTCaagtcctaa